In one window of Solanum pennellii chromosome 2, SPENNV200 DNA:
- the LOC107009833 gene encoding uncharacterized protein LOC107009833, translating to MAAKLRFNRMNNMAEHEACVLGLKMSIDMNVYELLVIGDSYLLIHQVQGGWAVKNPKIIPYVQYVQKLCKRFRKIDFRHTPKMQNELADALATIASMIKHPDIDYIDPLDIELKEHLVHCSHVEAEPGGLPWFFDIKKYLESGTYPEDATSNEKKSVRCMALNFFLSGEILYRRTFDLSLLRCVDAVEAAKLIEQIHAGICGTHMNRLTFSRKVLRAKFGIPESIITDNGENINSHLIRDICE from the exons ATGGCAGCTAAGCTACGATTCAATCGCATGAACAATATGGCCGAGCACGAAGCTTGTGTTCTTGGTTTGAAAATGTCCATCGACATGAATGTCTATGAGTTATTGGTTATAGGAGATTCATATCTTTTGATTCACCAAGTTCAAGGAGGATGGGCTGTGAAGAACCCAAAGATTATACCATACGTACAATATGTGCAGAAGTTGTGCAAAAGATTTCGTAAGATCGATTTCAGACATACTCCCAAAATGCAGAATGAATTGGCCgatgctcttgccaccatcgCTTCGATGATTAAACATCCAGATATagattatattgatcctctagatatagagttgaaagaacatctAGTCCATTGTTCACATGTTGAAGCAGAACCAGGGGGTTTGCCTTGGttttttgatataaagaagtatttggagtcTGGAACTTATCCCGAAGATGCTACGTCCAATGAAAAGAAGTCGGTACGTTGTATGGCcctcaatttctttttaagtgGAGAAATCCTGTATAGGAGGACTTTTGATTTGAGTCTTCTCAGATGTGTCGATGCTGTTGAAGCTGCAAAacttattgaacagatacatgctgGAATTTGTGGCACGCATATGAATAGGCTCACTTTTTCAAGAAAGGTCCTTCGAGCCAA ATTTGGAAtaccagaatccatcattactgataatggtgaAAATATCAACAGTCACTTGATCAGAGATATATGCGAGTAA
- the LOC107009834 gene encoding uncharacterized protein LOC107009834, which translates to MSLDGELTVEMEEFASMRERMAALRKKNKTFHSNKIDKLWKMGEKYPVYKQGPNIGPDNANLEATEEEDDEEIIYKPPFLEMRVEMQRRQDLPPPGFAANAADGRPPIYFPSSNMDPAQNQPSTPAQNPSYAEHDVHSSELDRYEKQEKEWREKEEVKIDIKEEIKKAMKDPQCIPDIAEFSYEDLCIHPNLDLPEGFKIPKFDTFGGVGNPMAHLRAYCDQLVGVGRDEALLMRLFSRSLCGEAPEWFTSHETRQWPSWNALAKDFINQFDYNVEIVRDRYSLDKMKQKSTESYREFAYRWRKEAARVRPPMSEKEIVEVVVRVQKPEYYDRIMLLFRLKFAEIIKIGETIEDGLKSEKIARVAASPGSSGLLKKKREEIASGVSPNYANVQSSYRAPPPVYQVQAPLYRNSPSNYQAPSPNYQTNPYPRSQDPHPYSRSYQQVPPLQQDNYDPPRPRFEKKPSRNFTTLTKSRIKLYEQLAAAGYIHHVGPEPVDDLIDKEAVSLQTAAPNVITNPFPNHGGGNVNMIETDDDWCGTKKINQIVHDDLEKAVASLSIKEKKKFVILTPVKAVSLVPSKTLIKPKFVVVTTAAQGMT; encoded by the exons ATGTCACTTGATGGGGAGCTGACAGTGGAAATGGAAGAATTCGCCTCCATGAGAGAAAGGATGGCTGCActgaggaagaagaacaaaacCTTCCATAGCAACAAGATTGATAAACTTTGGAAAATGGGCGAAAAATACCCCGTCTACAAGCAAGGACCCAATATTGGTCCCGACAACGCTAACCTTGAAGCGACTGAGGAAGAAGACGACGAGGAAATCATCTACAAGCCTCCATTCCTAG AGATGAGAGTAGAAATGCAAAGGAGACAGGATCTGCCTCCACCAGGATTTGCTGCTAACGCTGCTGATGGGAGGCCTCCAATCTACTTCCCTTCCTCAAATATGGATCCAGCTCAGAACCAACCATCTACACCTGCTCAGAATCCGTCG TATGCCGAGCACGATGTACACAGTTCTGAGCTGGACCGTTATGAGAAACAAGAAAAGGAGTGGAGGGAAAAGGAAGAGGTAAAGATCGACATAAAGGAAGAGATCAAGAAGGCCATGAAGGATCCCCAATGCATCCCTGATATCGCCGAGTTTAGTTATGAAGACTTAtgtattcatccaaatttgGACCTTCCAGAAGGGTTCAAGATCCCAAAGTTTGACACCTTCGGAGGAGTGGGAAACCCTATGGCTCATTTGAGAGCCTACTGCGACCAGCTTGTTGGAGTTGGTAGGGATGAAGCTCTATTAATGCGGCTCTTCAGCCGAAGCCTGTGCGGAGAAGCTCCTGAATGGTTCACCTCACATGAAACCAGGCAATGGCCCAGCTGGAATGCATTGGCAAAAGATTTTATCAATCAATTTGATTACAACGTTGAAATTGTTCGAGACCGATACTCTTTGGATAAGATGAAGCAAAAATCAACCGAGAGCTATAGGGAGTTCGCCTATAGGTGGAGAAAAGAAGCGGCAAGGGTGAGACCACCCATGTCTGAGAAAGAAATTGTTGAAGTAGTCGTGCGCGTGCAAAAGCCTGAATATTATGACAGAATTATGTTGCTCTTTAGATTAAAATTTGCCGAGATAATAAAgattggtgagactatcgaggACGGTTTAAAATCAGAAAAGATAGCCCGTGTAGCCGCATCGCCTGGATCTTCAgggttgttgaaaaagaaaagagaggaaaTCGCTTCC GGTGTTTCTCCCAACTATGCTAACGTGCAGTCGAGCTACCGAGCACCCCCTCCTGtttatcaagtccaagctccactATACCGAAATTCCCCTTCGAATTACCAAGCTCCATCACCAAACTACCAAACAAATCCATATCCCAGAAGCCAAGATCCCCATCCATATAGCAGAAGTTATCAACAGGTGCCTCCTCTTCAACAAGACAATTATGACCCTCCCCGACCTAGATTCGAGAAGAAGCCTTCAAGGAACTTCACTACGCTCACTAAAAGCCGAATAAAGTTGTACGAGCAACTGGCTGCAGCCGGATACATCCACCATGTGGGACCCGAACCCGTGGAT GATTTGATTGACAAAGAGGCAGTCTCTCTCCAAACAGCGGCACCAAATGTCATCACCAACCCATTTCCAAATCATGGGGGCGGCAATGTCAATATGATTGAGACAGACGATGATTGGTGTGGAACGAAAAAGATTAATCAAATAGTTCACGATGATTTGGAAAAGGCTGTAGCTTCTTTGAGcatcaaagagaagaaaaagtttGTTATTTTGACACCCGTAAAGGCTGTTTCTTTGGTGCCATCAAAAACTCTCATCAAGCCTAAGTTCGTTGTTGTAACTACTGCTGCTCAAGGCATGACCTGA
- the LOC107009835 gene encoding putative mediator of RNA polymerase II transcription subunit 26 yields MTNETTGRTQNQQSREVNQNLSKKQLTRHQQEKDTYIQKETYQQAELQEEQWQTQRKKQHQNQETNNSKSVWRPVSPQTQRSRNSQQQEQETAGTAGNRKYRDRTQQWTSTKTRRSFWRYGWGCQEIASNLQDGATKGGKLPHVMHEGLEYDPSTDHRASNSAENILQQGKQQQLLQQVQNRDKSKQTAKENDEKQQTKKRNEKDQGKQNDTIATDNTPKSKNKPSKQKRDAAKRRQNRLQERESEQEQDGREESCNKFIMVDDNHGLDILPLQAQYEYVVDNSEDEMDGDNHSIEEVEEDDETSEALIRAFSPHNDQTLEEEIQQIT; encoded by the exons ATGACAAATGAGACTACTGGAAGGACACAAAATCAGCAAAGCAGGGAGGTAAACCAAAACCTGTCAAAGAAACAGcttacaagacatcaacaaGAGAAAGACACCTACATTCAGAAGGAAACATATCAGCAGGCTGAATTACAGGAAGAACAGTGGCAGACTCAAAGGAAAAAGCAGCACCAAAACCAGGAAACTAACAACTCCAAGTCAGTGTGGAGACCAGTTTCACCACAAACACAAAGAAGCAGAAACAGCCAACAACAGGAACAAGAAACAGCAG GAACAGCAGGAAACAGGAAATACAGAGACAGAACACAACAATGGACTTCAACAAAAACAAGGAG AAGTTTCTGGAGGTATGGATGGGGGTGTCAGGAGATAGCCTCTAACTTGCAGGATGGGGCTACCAAAGGGGGGAAATTGCCTCATGTTATGCATGAGGGGTTGGAATATGACCCTAGTACAGACCATAGAGCCTCTAATAGTGCTGAAAACATACTACAACAAGGAAAACAGCAACAACTTCTGCAGCAGGTACAAAACAGAGACAAAAGCAAACAAACTGCCAAGGAAAATGATGAGAAACAGCAAACTAAAAAAAGGAATGAAAAAGATCAAGGGAAACAAAATGATACAATTGCTACTGACAACACTCCTAAGAGTAAGAATAAGCCAAGTAAACAAAAAAGAGATGCTGCAAAAAGGAGGCAAAACAGACTGCAAGAAAGGGAGAGTGAACAGGAGCAGGATGGAAGGGAAGAATCTTGTAACAAATTTATCATGGTTGATGATAACCATGGATTAGATATTCTTCCCCTACAAGCTCAGT ATGAATATGTTGTGGATAATTCAGAGGATGAAATGGATGGGGACAATCATTCCATAGAAGAGGTTGAGGAAGATGATGAGACTAGTGAGGCCCTCATTAGGGCCTTTAGTCCACATAATGATCAGACCTTGGAGGAAGAAATCCAACAGATAACATAA